One part of the Xiphophorus maculatus strain JP 163 A chromosome 1, X_maculatus-5.0-male, whole genome shotgun sequence genome encodes these proteins:
- the srm gene encoding spermidine synthase has translation MDRIKDGWFTESCAMWPGQAMSLQVEEVLYHKKSKFQDVMVFKSKTYGNVLILDGVIQCTERDEFAYQEMIANLPLCSHPGPKKVLIIGGGDGGVLREVVKHPLVESAVLCEIDEDVIEVSKKYLPGMAKGFFSPKVTLHIGDGFEFMKKNQDAFDIIITDSSDPVGPAESLFKESYYQLMKAALRSGGILCSQGECQWLHLELIKEMQTFCKTLFPVVDYAYSTIPTYPSGQIGFMLCSKNHETNFREPVNALTKKEMESMNLKYYNPDIHKASFILPEFARKVLGEA, from the exons ATGGACCGCATTAAGGATGGGTGGTTCACAGAGTCCTGCGCGATGTGGCCCGGGCAGGCGATGAGTCTGCAGGTGGAGGAGGTTCTCTACcacaaaaagtccaaatttcAAGATGTTATGGTTTTCAAGAG TAAAACCTATGGAAACGTGTTGATTCTGGACGGGGTGATCCAGTGCACGGAGAGGGATGAGTTCGCCTATCAAGAAATGATTGCCAACCTTCCTCTGTGCAGCCACCCGGGCCCCAAAAAG GTGCTGATCATCGGTGGTGGAGATGGTGGAGTGTTGAGGGAAGTGGTGAAGCACCCGCTGGTGGAGTCGGCAGTTCTCTGCGAGATAGATGAG GATGTCATAGAGGTATCAAAAAAGTACCTCCCAGGAATGGCTAAAGGGTTTTTCAGTCCCAAGGTCACCCTCCATATTGGCGATGGCTTCGAATTCATGAAGAAAAACCAGGATGCCTTTGACATCATTATAACCGACTCCTCTGATCCAGTAG GACCTGCAGAGAGTCTGTTCAAGGAGTCCTACTATCAGCTAATGAAAGCAGCTTTGAGAAGCGGCGGCATTCTCTGCTCCCAGG GAGAGTGTCAATGGCTCCATTTGGAGCTGATAAAGGAGATGCAAACCTTCTGCAAGACGCTTTTCCCTGTGGTGGACTACGCCTACAGCACAATCCCAACTTATCCAAGCGGCCAAATTGGATTTATGCTTTGCAGTAAAAATCAT GAGACAAACTTCCGGGAACCAGTGAATGCTCTCactaaaaaagaaatggaaagtaTGAACCTTAAATATTACAACCCTGATATTCACAAAGCATCCTTCATCCTCCCTGAGTTTGCCAGAAAG GTACTCGGTGAAGCATAA
- the exosc10 gene encoding exosome component 10, which translates to MMKASKKKESTNSGSLDDDPDANREESEICPGFKDADAFVKYGLGAVISATKASAGLPVAGDEYDFYRSFPGFQEFCESQGDKLLHCMSQIMQHHGCRSHIRDRNKLTGLEERFDLVVDSNDVILERAGILLDEADGVNRSQNPVMPAGFQPPKIVVSSWNRKGSSSGSRSETFRLLHAKNVARPQLKFKEKVDNSNTPFVPKIFIKPNALKPLPTYFSNKQIRKERPEDLDVPAALADFIHQQRTQEHVDDMFAHPYQYELDHLTIPERLLSKPEPQMYKPMAETKLSFIDSLEDLVALNEKLCRLSEFAVDLEHHSYRSFLGITCLMQISTREEDFIIDTLELRSEMHILNEAFTDPTIVKVFHGADSDIEWLQRDFGLYVVNLFDTHQASRALNLARHSLDHLLKNFCNVNSDKRYQLADWRIRPLPEEMIEYARADTHYLLYIYDCMRAQLLESNHGQPGLLQCVWNKSKDVSFKKYMKPIFTEESYLELQRKQKRSFNTQQLTTFRLLYAWRDKLARQEDESTGYVLPTHMMIKISEEMPKEPQGIIACCNPVPPLVRQQVNELHLLVQQGREMPLLKAEVAAQKKKGLTTIKKAEVPLFGPHDTSRGSESSHPQLIADEVPVKQGILFSEEVYKMDVDEQKISSLLAPAKITLFKELETPAGQKSLSVAQMKARSITESFENPFRMYLPSTGAHVNKNAKFDPSSKIFEISKRWKLQSAEQQQKEMEVKKKSKEEAKQKAKKLSEERTKAKQSYQESLRNIVPVRQQATDSKDGGRKKARGGSEVGEMTPKPSKKLMKSAEKSQKTEPPSEETFKPFDYAQSDLKVFDGSKAKDNMQFDPNRQAQEFRKKKRPQGQKNNFSSGNRSMSYMKGKSDRGFRHAWPKR; encoded by the exons ATGATGAAAGCCTCCAAGAAGAAGGAATCCACCAACAGTGGCTCTCTGGATGATGATCCAGACGCCAACAGAGAGGAAAGTGAGATTTGTCCTGGCTTTAAAGACGCAGACGCCTTCGTTAAA TATGGTTTGGGGGCTGTGATATCAGCCACTAAAGCCTCAGCTGGCTTACCTGTAGCAGGAGATGAATATGATTTCTATCGGAGCTTTCCAGGCTTCCAGGAGTTCTGTGAAAGTCAAGGAGACAAGCTTCTGCACTG cATGAGTCAGATAATGCAGCATCATGGCTGCAGATCTCACATAAGAGACCGGAACAAGCTCACTGGACTGGAGGAGAGGTTTGACTTGGTTGTGGACTCAAATGATGTTATTCTTGAAAGAGCG GGGATTCTCCTCGACGAAGCCGACGGGGTAAACAGGAGCCAGAATCCCGTTATGCCTGCCGGGTTTCAGCCTCCAAAAATTGTTGTGTCCAGCTGGAATCGCAAG GGTTCCAGCTCTGGCAGCCGATCGGAGACGTTCCGACTCCTTCACGCCAAGAACGTTGCGAGGCCCCAACTGAAATTTAAGGAGAAAGTTGACAACAGCAATACGCCTTTCGTTCCCAAGATCTTCATCAAGCCGAATGCGCTGAAGCCACTTCCGACAT atttctcaaacaagcaAATACGCAAAGAGAGGCCAGAGGACCTTGACGTCCCGGCTGCCTTGGCTGACTTTATCCACCAGCAGAGAACTCAGGAACATGTAGATGACAT GTTTGCACATCCATACCAGTATGAACTGGACCATCTCACCATACCAGAAAGGTTACTGTCCAAGCCGGAGCCTCAG ATGTACAAGCCGATGGCCGAGACGAAGCTTTCCTTTATTgactcactggaggacctggtCGCTCTGAATGAGAAGCTGTGCCGATTATCTGAATTTGCAGTGGATCTCGAG CACCATTCCTACCGGAGCTTCCTCGGCATTACCTGCCTGATGCAGATCTCCACCAGAGAGGAGGACTTCATCATCGACACTCTGGAGCTCCGCAGCGAAATGCACATTCTGAACGAGGCGTTCACTGACCCGACTATCGTAAAA GTTTTTCACGGTGCTGATTCTGACATCGAGTGGCTCCAGAGGGACTTTGGCTTGTACGTTGTCAACCTTTTTGACACCCATCAGGCGAGTCGAGCCCTGAACCTGGCCAGACATTCTCTGGACCATTTACTGAAGAACTTCTGCAACGTGAACTCGGACAAACGCTACCAGCTGGCTGACTGGAGGATTCG CCCCTTGCCAGAAGAGATGATCGAATATGCTCGAGCGGACACGCACTATCTCCTCTACATCTACGACTGCATGCGGGCGCAGCTGTTGGAGTCGAACCACGGCCAGCCGGGCCTGTTGCAGTGCGTCTGGAACAAAAGCAAAGACGTTTCGTTCAAG AAATACATGAAGCCGATCTTCACAGAGGAGTCGTATTTAGAGCtgcagaggaagcagaaaagGTCTTTTAACACCCAGCAGCTCACCACATTCAGGCTGCTGTACGCCTGGAGAGACAAGCTGGCCAGGCAGGAAGATGAAAGCACCGG ATACGTCCTCCCCACTCATATGATGATCAAAATATCCGAAGAGATGCCCAA AGAGCCGCAGGGCATCATCGCCTGCTGTAACCCCGTCCCGccgctggtgaggcagcaggtCAACGAGCTCCACTTGTTGGTGCAGCAGGGCAGGGAAATGCCGCTCCTGAAG GCTGAGGTGGCAGCTCAGAAGAAGAAAGGACTCACAACCATCAAAAAG GCAGAAGTCCCGTTGTTTGGTCCACATGATACGTCCAGGGGGTCTGAGAGCAGCCACCCTCAGCTCATTGCTGATG AAGTCCCAGTGAAACAAGGAATCCTGTTCTCAGAGGAGGTTTACAAAATGGACGTTGATGAGCAGAAAATAAGCTCCTTGTTAGCTCCAGCTAAAATCACCTTGTTTAAG GAACTGGAAACTCCTGCTGGCCAAAAATCCCTTTCCGTAGCTCAGATGAAAGCCAGGAGTATCACAGAGTCTTTTGAAAATCCTTTCAGaatg TATCTGCCCTCCACCGGCGCGCACGTCAACAAAAACGCCAAGTTTGACCCGTCTTCAAAAATATTCGAG ATCAGCAAGCGATGGAAACTGCAGAGtgctgagcagcagcagaaagagatGGAGGTCAAGAAGAAATCAAaggaagaagcaaaacaaaaagcaaagaaactgTCAG aGGAAAGAACCAAGGCTAAACAGAGCTATCAGGAGTCTCTGCGGAACATCGTCCCTGTTCGCCAGCAAGCAACA GATTCAAAAgatggtggaaggaaaaaagcGAGGGGTGGCAGCGAGGTTGGAGAGATGACTCCCAAACCGAGTAAGAAGCTGATGAAATCAGCAGAGAAATCCCAGAAGACCGAACCTCCTTCTGAAGAAACCTTCAAACCCTTTGACTATGCTCAGTCAGATCTTAAAGTTTTTGATG GCTCCAAAGCTAAGGACAACATGCAGTTTGATCCAAATCGACAAGCCCAGGAATTTAGGAAAAAG AAACGTCCtcaaggacaaaaaaacaacttctcttCAGGAAACAGAAGCATGTCGTACATGAAGGGCAAGTCAGACAG AGGGTTCCGACATGCCTGGCCCAAGAGATAG